The window TGTCGTACAGCGCGTCTTCCAGTGCCTCGTCGGCCAGCGTGTACCACTGCTGCAGGAAGTACATGCGCAGCATCCGCGGCACGCCAATCGGCGGTCGGCCCACCTTGCCGCTCTTCGGGTAGTGCGGCTCGATCAGCGCCTCAAGCCGCGCCCACGGAACCACCACGTTCATCTCGGCCAGGAAGCGCTCCCGGCGCGTCTGGCGCTTCTTGCCGGCGTACTCGGCAGTGGCAAAACTCGTCTGCTTCATGGCAGCATCATCGCCGCTGAATTCGCCGCACGCCATCGTGGCCTGCACGGATAAATCAGTGCTTCCCTTCTGGATGTCCGGTGCGGTTCCTCGCGGCGCCGAATTGCAACAGGCGATCGTGCAGTTCGTTTCCAAGCAGTTGAAGTAACCCACACACCAACAGGCCTCCTGAATGAACACCTATGCCGTTCTCTGGACCTACACCGCCGATGCGGAGAAGGTCGCCCGCCACAAAGACAGCCACATGCAGTACATCAAAAGCCTGGCAGCGGGAGGCGCAATTGTCGAAGGGGGAGCCTGGCGTGACGGCTCGGGCGCATTGATCATCTTCCGCGCCAGTGATCGCGAACAGATCAGGGGCTACCTGGACGCCGATCCATTCACGACCGAAGGCGTGATCGTCGCAACTCAGATCCACGAATGGGTCGCGGCGATCGGGCCGATCGCCAGGATCTGACCAGCCTGAAGACCCTCGAGGCCAAGAGGCTCACCGAGCGCGCTTGCCGCTTCAGGCCATGAGGGCCGTCGTGCTCGACGACGCCGAACGCTGCGTGCGCGACGGCACCGTCGATGATGCCGGCAGCCGATCGCCACCCTTCTCGGGCGCACTCGCCAAGGCGAGATGACCCGCCGCAGTTCCATCGGTGATGCAGTTCCCGAGCGTCAGAAGACGCTTCCGGTTCCACATAGTTCGTTCCCGATGCTTGCATCGCGCCGCGCAAGCCCTAGACTGCGAAAACGCCACCCCACCCAGCCAGCAGTTGACCGAGGCGCGGTGCCGACACCATGCGTGATCGCCCCACCGCCGCCTCCACGAGGTTCGAACTGCTCGCTCAGGAACTCGAGCAGCAGATCGCTGCCGGCGTGCTGCGCGCGGGGGACCGCTTGCCCTCCGTGCGCCAGACCTGTGCCAGTCGGGGCTTGAGCCCCAGCACCGTATTCCAGGCCTACTACCTGCTCGAGTCCCGCGGCCTCGTCCGCGCAGCGCCACGCTCGGGCTACTTCGTCACCGCGCGCGCCGACGGTGTACTGCTCTCCGAACCGAAAACCTCGGAGCCCCAGTCCGGATCGCAGCCCGTCGAAGTCAACGACCTGATCTACGCCTGCCTGGGTGCCGCGCGCGCGCGCGATATCGTGCCCTTCGGTTCGGCGTTCCCGAGTCCCGTCCTGTTCCCTCTCGATCGACTGCGCCGCGCGCTGGTCTCGAGCACACGGCGGCTCGAGCCCTGGAGCATGGTCGAGGACCTGCCGCCGGGCAACCTGCGTCTCAAGCGGGAGATCGCCAAGCTCTACCTGCGCCAGGGCATGAACGTGGCCACCGACGAGATCGTGCTGACCCACGGTGCGATGGAGGCGCTGAACCTCTGTCTCAACGCCGTGACACGGCCGGGTGATGCGGTGGTGGTCGAGTCGCCGACCTTCTACATGGCGCTGCAGGCCCTGCAGCGCCTGGGCCTGCGAGCCATCGAGGTACCGACCCATTGCCGCGAGGGCATCGATCTCGGCCGCCTGGCGCAGGTGATCGAGCTCTACCGCCCAAACGCCTGCTGGTTGATGACGAGCTTCCAGAACCCGCTCGGCAGCCTGATGCCCGAGGCGAAGAAGCGCGATCTTGTCGAACTGCTCGCCCGCCACGACGTGCCGCTGATCGAAGACGACGTCTACTCGGAGCTCTACGAAGGCCCCGCGGCGCCGCTGCCGGCCAAGGCCTACGACCGCCGCGGCCTGGTGCTGCACTGCTCGTCGTTCTCGAAGTGTCTGGCGCCGGGCTACCGCGTCGGCTGGGCCGCGCCCGGCCGGCTGGCACGCGAGGTCGAACGGCTGAAGCTGATGACGAGCCTGTCGGGGTCGATTCCGGTGCAGGCGGCGCTGGCCGAGTACCTGCAGGAGGGCGGGTACGACCGCCACCTGCGCGGCTTGCGCCAGTCTCTGCTCACGCAGCGCAACAGCCTGTTCGACGCCGTCAACCGGCACTTTCCTGACGGGACGCGGGTGGTGCGGCCGGCCGGCGGCTACTTCGTGTGGGTCGAATTGCCCGTCGGCGTCGACGCGATGGCCCTGCACCGCGCCGCGCTGGCACAACACATCAGCCTGGCCCCGGGGCCGATGTTCTCGGCGCGCGCCGAGTTCCAGCACCACATCCGGCTGACCTGCGGCCAGCTCTGGGACGAGGCGCTCGAGCGCGCCATGCGCACGCTGGCGCGGTTGGTCGATGACGCAGTGCGCGCCGTCGCCGCTGAACCCGCATCGGTCTGATCCGGTCGCCGGAGGCCGCAACTGCTCACGCCGTCGGCGCAGGCCGCCGGGCAGAGTGCGGGCATGTCGAAACCCATGCTGATCTGCGTATGCCGCACCGCGATGCCGCACTGACGCTCGTGGCGGCCAGCCCGACGCCGCCAGGCCCGGAATACGCGTTGCGCGAAGTGCTTGACCGGCTGGGCCCCTCGGTGTTCGCGGGCCTGCTCGACGCCGATGGCGTGCTGCGTTATGCCAACCAGGCGGCGTTGCAGGCCATCGGCGCCACGCCGGAGCAGGTGCTCGGCCTGCGCTTCGAGACCACCCCCTGGTGGCAGGGCTGCAAGTTGTCGCAACGGCGGCTGCAGCAGGCGCTGGCCAGCGCATCGCGCGGCGAGGCATCCCGTTTCGACGTGCGCCTCGCCATCCGCGGCGACACGCTGGCCATGGACTTTTCGCTGCTGCCGCTGTACGGGCCCGACGGACGCGTGGCCTGGCTGATCCCTTCCGCGCATGACGTGAGCGAACGCGAGCGGGCACGGCGCCAGTTGCGCCTGACGCGCCATGCCGTCGAACAGGCCCACGACGCGCTGTTCCTGGTCGGGCCCGACGGTGCCTATCGCGATGCCAATGCAGCGGCTTGCCGGCTGCTGGGCCTCACGCGCAAGCAGCTGCTGCGCCTGCGGGTGCACGACATAGACACCCAGGTCAACGAGACCTCCTGGCCACAGCGCTGGCACGAGATGTGCGAACGCGGTTCGTCTCGTTTCGAGACCAATGTTCGCCATCACGATGGCCATGAGATTCCTGTCGATGTCTCCGTCAGCCTGGTGACCAGCGACGGGGAGACTTTCGCCCACGTCTGCGTCGACGACCTGCGCGATCGACGTGCCGCAGAGCGGCGCATCCAGCAGTTGCTGCAGTTCGACGAGCTGACCGGTTTGCCGAACCGCCAGCGGCTCTTCGAGCACCTGGGGGCCACCCTGCAGACCAGCGCCACAACCGCGGTGCTGGTGCTGGAGCTCGACCGCTTCAAGCGCATCAACGACGGCCTCGGCCCCCAGATCGGCGACGCCGTGCTGCGCGAAGTGGCCGGGCGCATCGCCGCCACCGTGCGCAGCGTCGACCTGGTGGCGCGCCGCGGCGGCGACGAGTTCGTGATCGTGATGCCGGCCCCGTCGGTGCCGGCGCCGCACGTGGCGCAGACGCTGCTCGAGACCATCGCGCGGCCGATGACGATCGAGGGGCACGAGATCCACCTCACCTGCGGCATCGGTATCGCCATGGCGCCCGCCGACGGCGACCGTGCCGACACGCTGCTGCGCCGCGCCAACGCCGCGTTGGAACAGGCCAAGCGGCTGGGCCGCAACCAGGTCAACGTCTATGCCGGCGCGCCGCATGATGACGACCCCGAACAGATGGCGCTGGAGACCGCGCTGCGCCATGCGCTGCGCGACGAGCAGTTCGAGCTGCACTACCAGCCCCAGGTGGATCTGGCGCAGGGCCGCATCGTCGGCGTCGAAGCGCTGCTGCGCTGGCAGCACCCGACGCTGGGGCGCATCTCCCCGGATCGTTTCATCCCGATCGCCGAGGAGACCGGCCTGATCGTTCCCATCGGCGACTGGGTGCTGCGCCACGCCATCGAGCAGGCCGCGGCCTGGCAACGCGCCAGGCTGCCACCGCTTCGCATGGCCGTCAATCTGTCGGCGCGCCAGCTGCTGCAGCCGGACCTGGCGCGACGCATCGAGGGCCTGCTCGCCGCAACCGGCCTCGACCCGCGGCGCTTCGGTGTCGAGGTCACCGAGAGCATGCTGATCGGCAACTTCGATCAGGCGGTGCAGCACCTGCGAGCGCTGCGTGCGCTCGGCGTCGAGGTCTCGCTCGACGACTTCGGCACCGGCTACTCGAGCCTGAGTTACCTGCGGCGGCTGCCGGTGGACGTCGTCAAGATCGACCGCTCGCTGGTGCCTGACGTCACCGCCCCGGCAGAAGACGTGTCGATCACGCGCGCCATCATCACGATGGCGCACCAGTTGCAGATGAAGGTGCTCGCCGAAGGCGTCGAAAGCGAAGGCCAGGCGGCACTGCTCGCCGCGAACCAGTGCGACCAGATGCAGGGCTGGTGGTTCAGTGCCGCACAGACGGCCGCAGCGATCGAGGCGATGCTGCGCGAGGGCCGGCAGATCGATCCGGCGCTGCTCGGCCGGCGTTCGCGGCAGCGCACCTTGCTGCTGGTCGACGACGAGGAGAACATCGTCGCCGCGCTGCGCCGACTGCTGCGCGCCGAAGGCTGGCTGCTGCTCGGCGCCACCGGCGCCGAAGAGGCGCTGCAGCTGATGGCACGGCACGAGGTCGACGTGATCCTGTCCGACCAGCGCATGCCGGGCATGACCGGCGTCGAGCTGCTGCGCCGTGCAAAGCAGCTGTACCCGGAAACGATCCGGCTGGTGCTCTCAGGCTACACCGAGCTGCAGTCGATCACCGACGCGATCAACGAGGGAGCGATCTACAAGTTTCTCGCCAAGCCCTGGGACGACGAGCAGCTGCGGACGCACCTGCGCGAGGCCTTCGCGTTGAAGGAGATGGCCGACCAGAACCGCCGCCTCGACGAGGAGGTGCAGGCTGCCAACCGCGAACTGGCCGAGCTGAACCGGCGGCTGCAGACACTGCTGAGTGCGCAGCGCGAGCAGAACGAGCGCGAGGTCGGCAGTCGCGAGGTGGCGCAGGAACTGCTGGATGCGGTGCCGGTGCCCGTGTTCGGCATCGACGACGAAAACCTGCTGGTGTTCGTCAACGCACCGGCGCGGGCGCTGTTCGGCCTGGATGGCAACCTGCTGGGTAGGCCGGCGGCCGAGCAGCTGCCGCAGACCTTGCGGCGGGCACTGGAGGGCGAGCCCCTGATGCTCACGCTGGCGGGTCGCCGCTGGTGGACGATGAGCCGGCCGTTGAGCGGGAACGCGCGCGGCCGCCTGTTGGTACTGCTGCCGCAAGCCGGCGCCTCGAAGTGACCGCCCCGGCCGTTCCCGGCACGCCGCCTGTCGTTGTGCCCGTCGCACCGGTGGCGTTGACGCACCTGTTCCGCCACAGCCTGCGCGACGGACGGGTGCATCCGCTGCTGCACGCGGTGCAGCGCTACCGCCAGGAAGCACCACGATGACCAGCACGATGACGCCCGCCCTGCGACCGATCTCCCGCGACGAACTGCTCGCCGCGCTGCGCGACTTGCCGCCGCTGCCGTCGGTGGTGCTCGAACTGGTCGAGTCGCTCGGCCACGACGAGCTCAGCGCCACGCAGTACGCGGCCAAGATCTCGCGCGACCAGGCACTGGCCGCCAGGACACTGCGCCTGGCCAACTCGTCGTTCTACGGGCGTGGCAGGCAGGTGCGCTCGGTCGCCGAGGCGATCGGCGTGCTCGGCCTGCGCACGGTGCGCGGTGTCGTCACTGCCGCCGGGCTGGCCGGTAGCTTCCGCCGCCACGCAGGATTCGACCACGACGCCTTCTGGCGCCACTCGATCGGCAGCGCCCTGTGCGCGCAGGCCCTGGCCGGTGAACTGCGACGCGACGACGCCGAGCTGGCGTTCACGGTCGGGCTGCTGCACGACATCGGCCGGCTGGCGCTCGCCAGCGCGTTTGCACCGGCCTATGCCGAGGTCGAGCAGTGGCGGCGCGACCAGGACTGCCCCGATGGCGAGGCCGAGCGCGCCGTGCTGGGCATTGATCACGCCGAAGTCGGCGGGCTGATCGCACGGCAGTGGAACTTCGCGCCGCCCATCGTCGACGCGATCCGCGAGCACCATGCACCGCCGGACGCCGCCGTGGTCACGCTGACGGGCATCGCGCATGTGGCCGATGCCATTGCCCATGCGCTCGGCCTGACCGGCGACGCCGACGAGGCGGTGCCTGCGCTGGTGCTGCCGGTCTGGGCCGCCTGCCGCCTCGACGACGCGGCCTGCATGCGGCTGTTCGCCCGCACCGAGGCGCAGTTCGAGACCGTCTGCGAAGCGCTGCTTCAATGAAGACCATGTCCAGGACCCCACCCGAGAGCGAGCTCATCTCGCTGCAGCGCGCCAACGAGGAACTGCGCGCGCTGAACCAGAGCCTGCACAGCGCGCAGGACCAGTTGCTGCAGTCCGAACGGCTGGCGTCGATCGGGCAGCTGGCGGCCGGCGTGGCGCACGAGATCAACAACCCGATCGGCTACGTGTTCTCGAACTTCGGCACGCTGGAGGCCTATCTCGAGCGCCTGTTCGAGATGCTCGAAGCCTACGAACAGGCCGAACCGGCACTGGCCGACAGCACCATCGCGGACCGGCTCGCGGCCTTGCGCGAGCGTGTCGAGCTCGACTACCTGAAGCAGGACATCCCGGCGCTGATGGCCGAGTCCAAGGAAGGCCTGTCGCGGGTCCGCAAGATCGTCCAGGACCTGAAGGACTTCTCGCGTGTCGACACCCACCAGGAGTGGGGCTGGGCTTCGCTGCACCAGGGCATCGACTCGACGCTGAACATCGTCGCCAACGAGATCAAGTACCGCGCCGACGTGAAGCGCGAGTACGGTGCCTTGCCCGACATCGAGTGCCTGCCGTCGGAGCTGAACCAGGTGTTCCTGAACCTGCTCGTCAACGCGGCCCATGCGATCGGCCCGCAGCGCGGCCTGATCGTCGTGCGCAGCGGCGATGCCGGGGACAAGGTGTGGGTCGAAGTCGAGGACAACGGCAGCGGGATCGCACCCGAACACCTGGCGCGCATCTTCGACCCCTTCTTCACCACCAAGCCGGTCGGCCGCGGCACCGGCCTGGGCCTGTCGCTGGCCTACGGCATCGTGCAGAAGCACCAGGGCCGCATCGACGTGCGCAGCGAACCGGGCCGCGGCTCGTGTTTCCGCGTCACGCTGCCGGTGCGGCGCCCGAGCGCCGAAGGCGGTTCGGCATGACGGCCGCAATCCCGGCGTGGACGGTGCTCGCCGTCGACGACGAGCCGAACATCCTGGCCGCGCTGCGGCGCCTGTTCCGCGCCACGGGCTGGCGCATCCTGACCGCCGCGCACGCCGAAGAGGCGCTCGCGCTGCTGGCCGCCGAACCCGTCGACGCCGTGCTGTCGGACATGCGCATGCCGGGCATGGACGGTGTGCAGTTCCTCGAGCGGGTCAGCCAGGGCTGGCCGCGTACCGCGCGATTGCTGCTGACGGGCCAGGCAGATCTGGGCTCGACGATCGCTGCCATCAACCGCGGCCGGCTGCACCGCTACATCACCAAGCCCTGGAATGACGAAGAGCTGGTGCTGACGCTGCGCCAGGTCGCCCAGAACCAGCAGCTCGAAGCCGACAAGCTGGCGCTGGAGCAGCTCACGCAACAGCAGAACGACGAGCTGAAGACGCTGAACTCGAGCCTGGAGATCCGCGTCGCCTTGCGCACCGAGGAACTCGCTGCCGCCAACCAACGGCTCAAGCGCAACTACCTGACGTCGATCAAGGCCTTTACCGCGCTGATCGAGCTGCGCGGCAGCGCCCAGGTCGGACACGCGCGCCAGGTGGCCGATCTGACCCGGCGCATCGCCCAGGCGATGACGCTGGATGCCGACACCACGCACGACCTGCCGATCGCCGCGCTGCTGCACGACATCGGCCACATCGGCCTCAGCGACGCGGTGCTGGCGCGACCGGTGAACCGGCTCGACAGCGACGAGCTGCGCCGCTACCGCCTGCACCCGGTGCTCGGGGAGCAGGCCTTGCTGGCCAGCGATGACATGCAGGGCGTGGCGCCGCTGATCCGCGCCCACCACGAGCGCTGGGACGGGCAAGGTTTCCCCGACGGCCTGCGCGGCGCGGCGATCCCGCTCGGGGCCCGCATCCTGGCGGTGGCCGACGCCTTCGAGGACTTGCGCAGTGGCAGGATCGACGGCCACGTCCTGAGCCCGCTGGATGCCCGCCGCACGGTCCTCGCCGCGCGCGGCAGCCAGTTCGACCCGAGCGTCGTCGATGCCTTCGCGGGCCTGTTCCCGGCGGCGCCCCCCAAGCCGGCCGTGACGACGCTGCGCCTGCGCACCGCGGACCTGCGCGCCGGGCAGACGCTGGCGCAGGATTTCGTGTCGCTTGAGGGCGTGCTGCTGCTATCGGCCGGCCAGCGGTTGAACGACGACCTGATCGGCCGCATTTGTGCCTTCGAGCGCAAACATGGCTTGGCGTTGACACTGGGCGTGCACGCGTCGCAAGGGGCCGGCCGGTGAAGCGGCTGCTGATCGTCGACGACCAGACACCGGTACTGCATGCCCTGCGTCGTCTTGTGCAACGGCACTTCAAGCCGCAGCAACTCGGCGTGGAAGTCTGCGCCGATCCTCTGCAGGCCCTGCAGCGCCTGCAGCAGGCGCACTTCGACGTGCTGATCAGCGACTACCGCATGCCGCGGCTGGACGGCGTGACGCTGCTTGCCCGCGCCAGAGAACTGGACCCGCGCATGGTGCGCATGATGCTCAGCGCGGCGGCCGACTTCGGCACGGTGCTGGCGGCAGTGAATCGCGCCGGGGTCTTTCGTTACATCACGAAGCCGTGGAGCGAATCGCAACTGATCGCCGACCTGCGTGCCGCACTGGTGTTCGACCCTTGCGCCGCCCCGAGCGCTGACGAGCGGGAACGGCGCCGACTCGAGGCGCTGGAGCCGGGCATCACGCAGGTCGAGTGGGGGCCGAACGGCGAAGTGCTGATGCCGGGCCACCTGCCGACGCGACCGGGCAAGCTGTGAGTCCGTCGCGGTACGAAGGTGGTTGGTTCGGAGGCGGTTCCCCCAGGCAGGAGTGCCCGGTTCCCCCGATTGTTCCCCCAGCCTGCGCTGGATGACCAAGCACGGCGCGAGACACCCAGAAACGACAAAGCCCCGTGGAACGGGGCTTTGCAGCGGATTCAGAGGCGTCTTGCGATGCTCTGATAGCGATCCTTGGCGGAGTCGGAGGGATTCGAACCCTCGATGCAAGTTTTAGCTCACATACTCCCTTAGCAGGGGAGCACCTTCGGCCTCTCGGTCACGACTCCAGCACGGGATGGATTATGCCGCAGGCACGGCGGCCGGCGCGTCGAGGTCGAAGGCCTTGTGCAACGCGCGCACCGCGAGCTCCATGTACTTCTCGTCGATCACGACGCTGGTCTTGATCTCGGAGGTGGAGATCATCTGGATGTTGATGCCCTCCTCCGACAGCACGCGGAACATGCGGCTGGCCACGCCCACGTGGCTGCGCATGCCGATGCCGACGATGCTGACCTTGCAGATCTTCGGGTCGCCCAGCACCTGGGCCGCGTTGATGACCGGCTGCACGGTGCCCTTCAGCAGTTCCATCGTGCGCGCGTAGTCGTTGCGGTGCACGGTGAAGGAGAAGTCGGTCTTGCCGTCGTGCGAGACGTTCTGGATGATCACGTCGATGTCGATGTTGGCCTCGGCCACCGGGCCGAGGATCTGGAACGCGATGCCCGGCTTGTCGGGTACGCCCATCACGGTGATCTTCGCCTCGTCGCGGTTGAAGGCGATGCCCGACACGACAGCTTGTTCCATGTTCTCGTCTTCCTCAAAGGTGATCAGGGTGCCGGACTTCGCTTCCTCGTCGAGCGGGATGTCCCAGGGCGTGAAGCTCGACAGCACGCGCAGCGGCACGCGGTACTTGCCGGCGAACTCGACCGAGCGGATCTGCAGCACCTTGGAGCCCAGGCTGGCCATCTCCAGCATTTCCTCGAAGCTGATCGCCGACAGGCGCCGGGCTTCGGGCACGACGCGCGGGTCGGTGGTGTAGACGCCGTCGACGTCGGTGTAGATCAGGCACTCGGCGGCCTTCATCGCCGCCGCGACCGCCACCGCCGAGGTGTCCGAGCCGCCACGGCCCAGCGTGGTGATGTGGCCGTCGCCGTCGATGCCCTGGAAGCCGGTGATGACCACCACCTTGCCAGCGGCCAGGTCGGCGCGCACACGCACGTCGTCGATGCTCTCGATGCGCGCCTTGGTGTAGGCGCTGTCGGTGCGGACCGGCACCTGCCAGCCGGTGTAGCTGACGGCCTGCAGGCCTTCGGCCTGCAGCGCGATGGCCAGCAGGCCGACCGAGACCTGCTCGCCGGTGGCGGCGATCATGTCGAGCTCGCGCGCCAGCTGCGGCGTGTGCGATGCGGGCGACAGCTCCTTCGCGAGGCCGAGCAGCCGGTTGGTCTCGCCGCTCATCGCGGAGGGCACGACCACCATCTGGTGGCCGGCGCGCGCCCATTTGGCGACGCGCTTGGCGACATTGCGGATGCGCTCGGTCGAGCCCATCGACGTGCCGCCGTACTTGTGAACGATCAGTGCCATGAGAAAAGCCGCGGCGGGAAAGTCGGTTGGGCGGGGTGCCCGGCGCCGCGAGCCCGGCATTTTAGCCGGCCGGCGCGGCATTCCCGGGTGCTCCGGACCGCTCAGCCCGTCGGCAGCGGTTCCCAGCGCAGCGCGAGCTGCGGCTCGCCGGGCGCGGCCATCGCCCGGGCGTCAACCCCCAGGCCGGGCACGAACAGCAACCGCCCATCACCGCCGTACAGCAGCGGACCGCCACGCGCCCAGGCCGGGACGGCGGCGGCCTGGTACTGCTTCTTGAGGCTTCGCGCCGGCCGACCGGCTTCCCCCTGGAACTGCTCGCCGCCACGTCGCGGCTGCAGGCTCAGCACCGCCAGCTGCGCCGCCGGCACGCCGCCGGCGCGCACCCGCTCGGCCACCAGCACGCCGCCCCAGCCGGGCAGGCGGTAGCGCCCGCCACGGCGGAGCGCGAGCGTGGTCTCGCGGACCGCCGGGGGCTCCCGCGTCGCGTCCGGCGTGGGCACGAAGCGCAGTTCGCCACGGTAACGGCGCAGTTCGCCGCCCTTCAGGGGCCAGCGGGCCGGCGCGCCGGCGGGCAGTTCGGCCATCAGCCGCTCCAGATCGGCGGCCGTCGGCGCCGTGACGCCGGCCTGCTGCAGCCACCGCCGCAGCGCGTGCACCGCGCGGTGCGGCGCCAGCTGCCGCCAGGCTGTGAGCGGGAGCACGTCGTTGGTCGCGGCGCAGGCCGCCAGGTCCAGAGCCGCCAGGTCGGCCACACAGGCTGCGGCCTGCTGGGCCCAGCGGGCGGCATCGGCGAGCGTGCCCTCGGCCTGCGGAAACGCCGCCTGCAGGGCCGGCCAGACCTGCAGCCGCAGGCGGTTGCGCGCGAAGCGCGGATCGTCGTTGCTGTCGTCGTCGATATAGCTCAGCCGATACCGGCGCACATAGGCCTCGATCGCCTCGCGCGGACGGGCCAGCCAGGGACGCGCCCAGGTGATGCCGTCACGTTCGATCGAGCGCGGCATGCCGGCCAGCCCGGCCACGCCGGCACCTCGCAAAGCCTGAAGCAGCAGGGTCTCGGCCTGGTCGCGCTGGTGGTGAGCCAGCAGCACGAGCGCCACGCCCTGCTCGACGGCGAGCGTGCGCAGCGCCGCATACCGAGCGGCACGCGCCACGGCTTCGAGGCTGTCACCGGACCGGCAGGCAAGCTGCACGCGCATCGCGCGAAAGCACACGGGCAGGCCGCGCCGCGCCCAGCGCCGGCACTGCGACTCGCAGTGCGCGAGCCAGGCATCGGCACGGGCACTCAGGCCGTGGTGCACATGCAGGGCATGGACCGTGAGGCCGCTGTCGCGGGCCGCGATCAGCGTGGCGTGCAGCAGCGCGGTGGAGTCGCGCCCACCGCTGTAGGCGACGGCCAGGCCGCGGGGCGGCTCAGCGCTCCTTGGTGTCGTTGTAGCGGCCGTAGCTCTTGAGCCGCTCATAGCGCTGGTTCAGCAGCTCGCGGGGCTTCAGGTCGGCGACCTGGCGCAGCGCGTCGTTGAGCGCGCGCTTGAGGTAGACCGCCATCTGCGCCGGATCGCGGTGGGCACCGCCGACCGGCTCGTTGACGATCTTGTCGACCAGGCCCAGCGCCTTGAGCCGGTGCGCGGTGATGCCCATCGCCTCGGCGGCGTCGGCCGCACGTTCGGCGGTCTTCCAGAGGATGGAGGCACAGCCCTCCGGCGAGATGACCGAATAGACCGAGTACTGCAGCATCAGCACCTGGTCGCCCACGCCGATGGCGAGCGCGCCGCCGGAGCCGCCCTCACCGATGATGGTGGTGATGATCGGCACCTCGAGCTGGGCCATCGCGAAGATGTTGTGGCCGATGGCCTCGGACTGGCCGCGCTCCTCGGCGCCGATGCCGGGGTAGGCGCCCGGCGTGTCGACGAAGGTGAACACCGGCAGGCCGAACTTCTGCGCCAGCGTCATCAGGCGCAGCGCCTTGCGGTAGCCCTCGGGCCGGCTCATGCCGAAGTTGCGCAGCGCGCGCTCCTTGGTGTCACGCCCCTTCTGGTGGCCGAGCACCATGCAGGCCTGGCCGTTGAAGCGCGCCAGGCCGCCGACGATGCTCTGGTCGTCGGCGAACGCGCGGTCGCCGTGCAGTTCCTGGAAGTCGGTGAACACATGGTTCACGTAGTCCAGCGTGTAGGGCCGCTGCGGATGGCGCGCGATCTGCGTCACCTGCCAGGGCGTCAGGCTCGAGTAGATGTCCTTGGTGAGCTGCAGGCTCTTCTTGGACAGGCGGTCGATCTCCTCGGAGATGTCGACCGCCGACTCGCTCTGCACGTAGCGCAGCTCGTCGATCTTGGTTTCGAGGTCGGCGATCGGCTGCTCGAACTCGAGAAAATGTTTCTTGCTCATCCCAAACGATCCTTTCTC is drawn from Methylibium petroleiphilum PM1 and contains these coding sequences:
- a CDS encoding YciI family protein yields the protein MNTYAVLWTYTADAEKVARHKDSHMQYIKSLAAGGAIVEGGAWRDGSGALIIFRASDREQIRGYLDADPFTTEGVIVATQIHEWVAAIGPIARI
- a CDS encoding aminotransferase-like domain-containing protein; the protein is MRDRPTAASTRFELLAQELEQQIAAGVLRAGDRLPSVRQTCASRGLSPSTVFQAYYLLESRGLVRAAPRSGYFVTARADGVLLSEPKTSEPQSGSQPVEVNDLIYACLGAARARDIVPFGSAFPSPVLFPLDRLRRALVSSTRRLEPWSMVEDLPPGNLRLKREIAKLYLRQGMNVATDEIVLTHGAMEALNLCLNAVTRPGDAVVVESPTFYMALQALQRLGLRAIEVPTHCREGIDLGRLAQVIELYRPNACWLMTSFQNPLGSLMPEAKKRDLVELLARHDVPLIEDDVYSELYEGPAAPLPAKAYDRRGLVLHCSSFSKCLAPGYRVGWAAPGRLAREVERLKLMTSLSGSIPVQAALAEYLQEGGYDRHLRGLRQSLLTQRNSLFDAVNRHFPDGTRVVRPAGGYFVWVELPVGVDAMALHRAALAQHISLAPGPMFSARAEFQHHIRLTCGQLWDEALERAMRTLARLVDDAVRAVAAEPASV
- a CDS encoding EAL domain-containing protein yields the protein MPHRDAALTLVAASPTPPGPEYALREVLDRLGPSVFAGLLDADGVLRYANQAALQAIGATPEQVLGLRFETTPWWQGCKLSQRRLQQALASASRGEASRFDVRLAIRGDTLAMDFSLLPLYGPDGRVAWLIPSAHDVSERERARRQLRLTRHAVEQAHDALFLVGPDGAYRDANAAACRLLGLTRKQLLRLRVHDIDTQVNETSWPQRWHEMCERGSSRFETNVRHHDGHEIPVDVSVSLVTSDGETFAHVCVDDLRDRRAAERRIQQLLQFDELTGLPNRQRLFEHLGATLQTSATTAVLVLELDRFKRINDGLGPQIGDAVLREVAGRIAATVRSVDLVARRGGDEFVIVMPAPSVPAPHVAQTLLETIARPMTIEGHEIHLTCGIGIAMAPADGDRADTLLRRANAALEQAKRLGRNQVNVYAGAPHDDDPEQMALETALRHALRDEQFELHYQPQVDLAQGRIVGVEALLRWQHPTLGRISPDRFIPIAEETGLIVPIGDWVLRHAIEQAAAWQRARLPPLRMAVNLSARQLLQPDLARRIEGLLAATGLDPRRFGVEVTESMLIGNFDQAVQHLRALRALGVEVSLDDFGTGYSSLSYLRRLPVDVVKIDRSLVPDVTAPAEDVSITRAIITMAHQLQMKVLAEGVESEGQAALLAANQCDQMQGWWFSAAQTAAAIEAMLREGRQIDPALLGRRSRQRTLLLVDDEENIVAALRRLLRAEGWLLLGATGAEEALQLMARHEVDVILSDQRMPGMTGVELLRRAKQLYPETIRLVLSGYTELQSITDAINEGAIYKFLAKPWDDEQLRTHLREAFALKEMADQNRRLDEEVQAANRELAELNRRLQTLLSAQREQNEREVGSREVAQELLDAVPVPVFGIDDENLLVFVNAPARALFGLDGNLLGRPAAEQLPQTLRRALEGEPLMLTLAGRRWWTMSRPLSGNARGRLLVLLPQAGASK
- a CDS encoding HDOD domain-containing protein gives rise to the protein MTSTMTPALRPISRDELLAALRDLPPLPSVVLELVESLGHDELSATQYAAKISRDQALAARTLRLANSSFYGRGRQVRSVAEAIGVLGLRTVRGVVTAAGLAGSFRRHAGFDHDAFWRHSIGSALCAQALAGELRRDDAELAFTVGLLHDIGRLALASAFAPAYAEVEQWRRDQDCPDGEAERAVLGIDHAEVGGLIARQWNFAPPIVDAIREHHAPPDAAVVTLTGIAHVADAIAHALGLTGDADEAVPALVLPVWAACRLDDAACMRLFARTEAQFETVCEALLQ
- a CDS encoding ATP-binding protein → MSRTPPESELISLQRANEELRALNQSLHSAQDQLLQSERLASIGQLAAGVAHEINNPIGYVFSNFGTLEAYLERLFEMLEAYEQAEPALADSTIADRLAALRERVELDYLKQDIPALMAESKEGLSRVRKIVQDLKDFSRVDTHQEWGWASLHQGIDSTLNIVANEIKYRADVKREYGALPDIECLPSELNQVFLNLLVNAAHAIGPQRGLIVVRSGDAGDKVWVEVEDNGSGIAPEHLARIFDPFFTTKPVGRGTGLGLSLAYGIVQKHQGRIDVRSEPGRGSCFRVTLPVRRPSAEGGSA
- a CDS encoding HD domain-containing phosphohydrolase encodes the protein MTAAIPAWTVLAVDDEPNILAALRRLFRATGWRILTAAHAEEALALLAAEPVDAVLSDMRMPGMDGVQFLERVSQGWPRTARLLLTGQADLGSTIAAINRGRLHRYITKPWNDEELVLTLRQVAQNQQLEADKLALEQLTQQQNDELKTLNSSLEIRVALRTEELAAANQRLKRNYLTSIKAFTALIELRGSAQVGHARQVADLTRRIAQAMTLDADTTHDLPIAALLHDIGHIGLSDAVLARPVNRLDSDELRRYRLHPVLGEQALLASDDMQGVAPLIRAHHERWDGQGFPDGLRGAAIPLGARILAVADAFEDLRSGRIDGHVLSPLDARRTVLAARGSQFDPSVVDAFAGLFPAAPPKPAVTTLRLRTADLRAGQTLAQDFVSLEGVLLLSAGQRLNDDLIGRICAFERKHGLALTLGVHASQGAGR